From one Melioribacteraceae bacterium genomic stretch:
- a CDS encoding pitrilysin family protein, which translates to MKMKFNFIILLTALIMLTACSNKSEDNIILMPVKNDPTVSIKIWFKVGSQNDPEGKEGLASLTAAMLSDGATINNSYEDILEKLFPLASGYNCNSSTEMTIYSGRTHVDNIDEYYPLFVDGFLNPAFEETDFNRLKDETLNYLKTNLKYSSDEELGKAVLYNEIFEGTPYGHISPGTISALESITLEDVKSFYNQYYTRSNFVLGVAGGYEESLVDKLLEDLSKLSENKPAEIAKPNFTPIEGHQVAIVEKNAPATAISMGFPIQILRGSKDWYALAIANSWFGEHRNSSSHLYQVIREARGLNYGDYSYIENFPNGGSRQMPPTNVSRRQQIFEIWIRPVPNETKHFSLRAALRELKLLVDEGLTQSEFELTRNFLKKYVLHYAPTTSERLGYALDDKFYGIEGSHLEKFRKMMDEMTLEDVNNAVKKYLQYDNIQIAIITNNADEFKNALVNNTSSPIEYSSPKPQSVLDEDVQIINYQLPIKEENVKIIQLEDLFL; encoded by the coding sequence ATGAAAATGAAATTTAATTTTATAATTCTATTAACGGCTTTAATTATGTTAACAGCATGCTCAAATAAATCTGAAGATAATATTATTCTAATGCCAGTTAAAAATGACCCTACTGTTTCTATTAAAATATGGTTTAAAGTAGGTTCACAAAACGATCCTGAAGGTAAGGAAGGATTAGCTTCATTGACTGCAGCAATGCTGTCAGACGGGGCCACAATAAATAATTCATACGAAGATATTTTAGAAAAACTATTTCCGTTAGCGTCAGGGTATAATTGTAATTCATCAACGGAAATGACAATATATTCAGGACGAACACATGTCGATAATATTGATGAGTATTATCCATTATTCGTTGATGGATTCTTAAACCCGGCATTTGAAGAAACGGATTTCAATAGACTTAAAGATGAGACACTCAATTACTTGAAAACAAATTTGAAATATTCGAGCGATGAGGAACTTGGTAAAGCTGTATTGTACAATGAAATTTTTGAAGGAACACCATACGGACATATCTCTCCCGGTACAATATCTGCTTTAGAAAGTATAACTCTTGAAGATGTCAAATCATTTTACAATCAATATTATACTCGAAGCAATTTCGTTTTGGGAGTTGCGGGTGGCTATGAAGAATCTTTAGTTGATAAACTGCTCGAAGACTTGAGTAAACTTTCGGAAAACAAACCTGCAGAAATTGCTAAACCAAACTTTACTCCTATTGAAGGACACCAAGTTGCAATTGTAGAAAAAAATGCTCCGGCAACTGCAATTTCAATGGGTTTCCCAATTCAGATTTTACGCGGGTCAAAAGATTGGTATGCATTGGCGATTGCTAATTCTTGGTTTGGCGAACATAGGAATTCAAGTTCACATTTATACCAAGTTATTCGTGAAGCTAGGGGATTGAATTATGGCGATTATAGTTATATAGAAAATTTCCCGAATGGCGGATCTAGACAAATGCCTCCGACAAATGTTTCCAGACGACAACAAATTTTCGAAATTTGGATTCGACCTGTTCCTAATGAAACTAAACATTTCTCTTTGCGTGCAGCTTTACGTGAGTTAAAGTTACTTGTTGATGAAGGATTAACTCAATCAGAGTTTGAGCTAACCAGAAATTTCCTCAAAAAATATGTTCTTCATTACGCTCCAACCACAAGCGAAAGATTGGGTTATGCTCTTGATGATAAATTTTATGGAATTGAAGGTAGTCATTTAGAAAAATTCAGAAAAATGATGGATGAAATGACTCTTGAAGATGTCAATAATGCGGTTAAGAAATATCTACAATACGATAATATTCAGATCGCTATTATTACGAACAATGCAGATGAATTTAAAAATGCACTAGTGAATAATACGTCCTCGCCTATAGAATATTCTTCACCAAAACCTCAAAGTGTATTGGATGAAGATGTGCAAATAATCAATTATCAATTGCCAATCAAAGAAGAAAATGTAAAAATAATCCAGCTTGAGGATTTGTTCTTGTAA
- a CDS encoding pitrilysin family protein codes for MRITSLLSLFILIIFIALSMNAQEKIFPYEVHRHVLDNGLTTIIIPMESPGLVSYYSVVRTGSRDEWEPGKSGFAHFFEHMMFRGTENFPGPVYDSLVTSIGADANAYTTNDRTVYHLNFASEDLEMVMNLESDRFQYLNYSKDDFQTEAGAVYGEYRKSITSPWSVGFEKMYDMAFDKHTYKHTTIGFERDIKQMPEQYEYSLTFFDRYYRPDNVILLIVGDINPVATLDLVKKYYGNWKPGYVEPQITPEPPQKTERQALVKFDGKTLPLLMIGYKGDGFDVNNKNLLATYLLDDLAFGSTSDIYKKLVLTEQKVQFISAGFNFSRDPGLLFIYSMIKNQDDVDYVRDEVYITLEKFKTELVDEKKLNDLKKRTKYQFLMALDTPDNVASVLPSFLSYTTTVDVIDDLFNNLMQITPEDIRTAANYYFQENRRNVVKVEGVQ; via the coding sequence ATGCGGATTACGTCATTACTTTCCTTATTTATTCTAATAATTTTCATAGCTTTAAGCATGAATGCACAAGAAAAAATATTTCCTTATGAGGTTCATCGTCATGTACTTGATAATGGTCTCACGACGATAATTATCCCGATGGAAAGTCCTGGACTTGTTTCCTACTATAGTGTAGTAAGAACAGGAAGCCGGGATGAATGGGAACCTGGTAAATCTGGCTTTGCACATTTTTTTGAACATATGATGTTTCGTGGAACTGAAAATTTCCCGGGACCGGTTTATGATAGTTTGGTAACTAGTATTGGAGCTGATGCAAATGCCTACACAACAAATGATAGAACAGTTTATCATCTCAACTTTGCGAGCGAAGACTTGGAAATGGTAATGAATCTTGAATCAGATCGTTTCCAATATCTTAATTATTCAAAAGATGATTTCCAAACAGAAGCCGGAGCAGTTTATGGTGAATACCGGAAAAGCATTACAAGTCCGTGGTCGGTAGGTTTCGAAAAAATGTATGATATGGCATTTGATAAGCATACATATAAACATACTACTATTGGATTCGAAAGAGATATTAAGCAAATGCCCGAACAATACGAATATAGTCTAACCTTTTTTGATAGATATTACAGACCCGATAATGTGATACTTTTAATCGTTGGTGATATCAACCCAGTGGCAACGTTGGACTTAGTTAAAAAGTATTATGGGAATTGGAAACCCGGTTATGTTGAACCACAAATAACTCCGGAACCTCCACAGAAAACTGAACGCCAAGCTTTAGTAAAATTTGATGGTAAAACCTTACCTTTACTTATGATTGGATATAAAGGAGACGGATTTGATGTAAATAACAAAAATCTACTCGCAACTTATTTACTTGATGATCTAGCTTTTGGTTCGACGAGCGATATATATAAAAAGTTAGTTCTTACAGAACAAAAAGTGCAGTTTATTTCCGCCGGATTTAATTTTTCACGCGATCCCGGATTATTATTTATTTACTCTATGATAAAAAATCAAGATGATGTTGACTACGTTCGAGATGAAGTTTATATAACTCTGGAAAAGTTTAAAACAGAATTAGTAGATGAGAAAAAATTAAACGATCTTAAAAAGCGAACAAAGTATCAATTCTTAATGGCCCTCGATACTCCTGATAATGTTGCATCTGTTTTACCGTCATTTCTTTCCTATACTACAACTGTCGATGTAATTGATGATCTTTTTAATAATTTAATGCAGATCACACCTGAAGATATAAGAACAGCTGCGAATTATTATTTTCAAGAAAATAGAAGAAATGTAGTAAAAGTTGAGGGGGTACAATAA
- a CDS encoding glutaredoxin domain-containing protein, translating into MNQPKVILFSTPTCSFCNTAKRYFRENKIRFTDVDVSKDQKAALDMQRKTGQTGVPVILINNRPIVGFDKNKIDKLLNL; encoded by the coding sequence ATGAATCAACCAAAAGTTATTTTATTCAGCACACCGACTTGCAGTTTTTGTAATACCGCTAAGCGGTATTTCAGAGAAAATAAAATTCGTTTTACAGACGTCGATGTTTCCAAGGACCAAAAAGCTGCATTAGATATGCAGAGAAAAACCGGACAAACCGGTGTACCGGTTATATTAATTAATAACAGACCAATAGTGGGTTTTGACAAAAATAAAATTGATAAATTATTAAATCTATAA
- a CDS encoding co-chaperone GroES: MKVKPMDDRVLIEPMQQESKTASGIIIPDSAKEKPIMGTVVAVGTDEDLQEKIKVGDKVLYAKYGGEEITVEGKDYKIIQRADILAVVE, translated from the coding sequence ATGAAAGTAAAACCAATGGATGACCGCGTTCTAATTGAACCAATGCAGCAAGAATCTAAAACAGCAAGCGGTATAATCATTCCCGATTCAGCCAAAGAGAAACCGATAATGGGTACTGTTGTTGCTGTCGGAACCGATGAAGATCTGCAAGAGAAAATCAAAGTCGGTGATAAAGTACTTTATGCAAAATATGGCGGAGAAGAAATAACTGTCGAGGGAAAAGATTATAAGATAATTCAAAGAGCTGATATTTTAGCAGTAGTAGAATAA
- a CDS encoding FlgD immunoglobulin-like domain containing protein has translation MKLKLLTLLASLLVFTSLIVGQSPTGLNNQISGTIEIPAGLDPTLADGTPYDILIIEDPSGTPSLIQTLDFVYDNLNGNSVPFAGNLNYSSDYSWAVQIDGYGYTTYLQYQTDAIYGEYLFSTIDQLTAASNLAPDGLADQTLTPTLTWDPATGGTIPYTYTVNIYDDALLTSLVWSGVLNSGDPVPGGQLDFNTNYWWEVVTDDDSDPAQQETSVDAQFKTGFPDLTLDTPADGFSSSDRTPTLTWSTASPVSNVTYTLDVTGNNGFAQNSPETSPYTFGANLNYGTYTWDVTIDDSNTPLDNTPVSSSNGPWTFDVVPELVSPVNSITGVSIKPTLEWVDDGVATGYRIQIATSTDFVGDLVLEHSVGAGIDNYKFNGYFHPEIPLNNNTKYYWRVIAEVGGNDYASQPWYFTTVANINISLWNPGDNIELYLYDPATFTWSINQAQGSLKFFLQIIEQPLAPDYVQWASFEITAAQGANPVLWFDNINDLYRAVNSLDGGSKFYWRVCAYYDDGSASNVFDFDDRVVKYSSVFSFTTKGGAVKAYPSWPIGGPIYYLDPTFYWYTMQWEPGAHFTVMYSTDNTVVGDSLVNGVTEVYAGTNTYVYIGTDLNPSTTYYWQVRTRYGNEYNYSSVAEFTTYDAPGLVPTAANPSYPTGGLEIYTTAPTFYWWIGAMNVDVNYEVEVSTDNTFGTIDFTFGPTTDLYVQGSGLLPGEYYYWRIKASKTGYPTVYSSTAEFSVTGGLNSYPVANWPVGNPTVYTNTPTLSWYFEGSTLGWFHYKVVWSKKDKTPAEWLTQVLANDSIYVTADMNETFYTFTSPLEYGETYYWAVAAHDHPAGPYSDFAEGSFTIAGNNASIVQTNPANNTVVLTKSPSFYWYVTGSLLGVTHFRVTYSNTELFNANVETVTTTTTNASVNSPLTEGATYWWYVELSYDNGVTWENPSSTWKFTVDPGANAVVPMVGSPARGVTISSNSPTLSWFLPAQSQSALSYEVEVSNSSDFSNATKYENLEQLKAKVTELSDGEYFWRVRSKTDGSTSEYSSAGNFKIGSVTSVEDTEELPLTYNIDQNYPNPFNPTTTINYSLPEANHVTIKIYDMLGQEVRTLLSQEVKAGRHSVEWKGDNNYGSKVSSGTYIYRISAGEYMQAKKMILLK, from the coding sequence ATGAAACTAAAACTACTAACCTTATTAGCTAGTTTGCTTGTCTTTACTAGCTTAATAGTTGGTCAATCACCAACAGGACTCAATAATCAAATAAGTGGTACAATTGAGATACCAGCCGGATTAGACCCAACACTTGCCGACGGAACTCCTTATGACATATTGATTATAGAAGATCCGAGCGGAACTCCATCTTTAATCCAAACGCTTGATTTCGTTTATGATAATCTAAATGGAAATTCAGTCCCGTTCGCTGGTAACTTGAATTATAGCTCAGACTACTCATGGGCAGTTCAAATAGACGGTTATGGATATACAACTTATTTACAATATCAAACTGATGCAATTTACGGCGAATATTTGTTCTCAACGATTGATCAGCTGACTGCAGCTTCAAATTTAGCTCCAGATGGATTAGCTGACCAGACATTGACACCAACATTAACCTGGGATCCGGCTACAGGTGGAACAATTCCTTACACATACACAGTGAATATCTATGATGATGCATTATTAACATCACTCGTCTGGAGTGGAGTTCTGAATAGTGGTGATCCGGTTCCCGGCGGTCAGTTAGATTTCAATACAAATTATTGGTGGGAAGTTGTGACCGATGATGATTCCGATCCGGCACAACAAGAAACTTCAGTAGATGCTCAATTCAAAACCGGTTTTCCAGATCTCACATTGGACACGCCGGCTGATGGATTCAGTTCTTCAGACAGAACTCCGACATTAACATGGAGTACTGCTTCACCTGTATCGAATGTAACATATACTTTAGATGTTACAGGAAATAATGGTTTTGCTCAGAATTCACCTGAAACAAGTCCTTATACTTTTGGTGCAAATCTTAATTATGGTACTTATACATGGGATGTGACTATTGATGATAGCAATACACCTTTAGACAATACTCCAGTTTCGTCATCAAATGGACCTTGGACATTTGATGTAGTTCCTGAACTAGTTTCTCCTGTAAATTCAATTACCGGAGTATCTATTAAACCAACTCTTGAATGGGTGGATGATGGTGTTGCTACCGGTTATAGAATTCAAATTGCTACTTCTACGGATTTTGTAGGTGATCTCGTTTTAGAACATAGCGTAGGGGCTGGAATTGATAACTATAAATTTAATGGTTATTTCCATCCTGAAATTCCTCTCAATAATAATACAAAGTATTATTGGAGGGTAATTGCTGAAGTAGGTGGTAATGATTATGCCTCACAACCTTGGTATTTTACAACTGTAGCAAATATTAATATTAGCTTGTGGAATCCAGGCGATAATATAGAACTTTATTTATATGATCCTGCAACTTTTACATGGAGTATTAACCAAGCTCAAGGTTCACTTAAGTTCTTCTTGCAAATAATTGAGCAACCACTTGCACCAGATTATGTACAATGGGCAAGTTTTGAAATTACTGCTGCACAAGGAGCAAATCCAGTTCTATGGTTTGATAATATCAACGATTTATACCGAGCAGTTAACTCGTTAGACGGTGGTTCAAAATTTTATTGGAGAGTTTGTGCATACTATGATGATGGCAGCGCATCAAATGTATTCGATTTCGATGATCGAGTTGTCAAATATTCTTCAGTTTTTTCATTCACAACCAAAGGCGGAGCAGTAAAAGCATATCCAAGTTGGCCGATAGGCGGACCGATATATTATTTAGACCCGACATTCTACTGGTATACAATGCAGTGGGAGCCGGGAGCTCATTTTACTGTAATGTATTCAACAGATAATACAGTAGTCGGAGATTCTTTAGTAAACGGAGTAACTGAAGTTTACGCCGGAACAAATACATATGTATATATCGGAACTGATTTAAATCCGTCAACAACATATTATTGGCAAGTAAGAACACGTTACGGAAATGAATACAATTATTCATCAGTTGCAGAATTTACGACATATGATGCCCCGGGTTTAGTACCGACGGCAGCTAATCCGTCATATCCAACCGGTGGATTAGAGATATACACAACAGCACCAACATTTTATTGGTGGATAGGTGCAATGAATGTTGATGTGAATTATGAAGTTGAAGTTAGCACAGATAACACTTTCGGAACAATAGATTTTACATTTGGACCTACAACTGACTTGTATGTACAAGGCAGCGGATTATTACCGGGAGAGTACTACTATTGGAGAATCAAAGCTTCGAAGACAGGATATCCTACTGTCTATTCATCAACTGCAGAATTTAGTGTAACCGGAGGACTTAACAGTTATCCGGTAGCCAACTGGCCTGTGGGTAACCCAACAGTTTATACAAACACCCCGACACTTTCTTGGTACTTTGAAGGTTCAACGTTAGGTTGGTTCCATTACAAAGTTGTTTGGTCAAAGAAAGATAAGACGCCGGCAGAATGGTTGACACAAGTATTAGCAAATGATTCAATCTATGTAACAGCAGATATGAATGAGACCTTCTACACCTTTACCAGCCCCTTAGAATATGGAGAAACCTATTATTGGGCAGTAGCAGCGCATGATCATCCTGCTGGTCCATATTCTGATTTCGCAGAGGGTAGCTTTACAATTGCCGGCAACAATGCAAGTATAGTACAAACAAATCCTGCAAATAATACGGTAGTCTTAACAAAGAGTCCATCATTTTACTGGTATGTAACCGGTTCGTTGTTAGGAGTTACACATTTTAGAGTAACATATAGCAATACAGAGTTATTCAACGCAAACGTGGAAACTGTGACAACAACTACAACAAATGCGAGTGTTAACTCACCATTAACTGAGGGAGCTACATATTGGTGGTATGTAGAGTTATCTTATGATAATGGAGTAACCTGGGAAAATCCATCAAGTACTTGGAAGTTCACAGTAGATCCGGGAGCCAACGCAGTAGTCCCGATGGTAGGCTCACCAGCCAGAGGAGTAACGATCAGTTCAAATAGTCCGACGTTATCCTGGTTTTTACCCGCACAATCACAATCAGCCCTCTCGTACGAAGTTGAAGTATCTAACAGTTCAGACTTTAGCAATGCAACGAAGTATGAAAACCTTGAGCAATTAAAAGCAAAGGTAACTGAATTATCAGATGGAGAATACTTCTGGAGAGTAAGAAGTAAGACAGACGGATCAACATCGGAATATTCATCAGCGGGTAATTTCAAGATAGGCAGTGTAACTAGCGTAGAGGATACTGAAGAGTTACCGTTGACATACAATATAGATCAGAACTATCCTAATCCATTCAATCCAACGACAACGATAAATTACTCATTGCCTGAAGCAAATCATGTAACAATAAAGATATATGATATGTTGGGACAAGAAGTAAGAACATTGCTAAGCCAAGAAGTAAAAGCAGGCAGACACAGTGTAGAATGGAAAGGTGATAACAATTACGGAAGCAAGGTATCGAGCGGAACGTATATATACAGGATAAGTGCAGGAGAATATATGCAAGCCAAGAAGATGATTCTTCTAAAGTAA
- a CDS encoding FlgD immunoglobulin-like domain containing protein → MKLKLLLRMFLLLFFLSLVGLNAQTTPVVPFDGSNESYNSTTNTNKVVSYMEIIQSINEVFITGGNRLVEMQNSDGTWGWPLEGNNPTNTIGPIGMGLAQAYQQTGEQTFLDALQKTGDLLLTKTVFSPSDGYLADELDRIFGVSTYTDYVKANFYDKLVNGSYERDGNFYNTEDYVNYIRTYRSGGQANMAAWDIGLGLVGAAMCGASTIEWIDGVKAEIDELDGNAYYDVIGLAGALYGLAFVGEDYDPTAGEHAAASSINDLADILVSYQINYGGFAWNSDYVIPDDANEALQETAYAILALNEIDRANYLTQIEGAANFITSVQLSTGGWENYLTSGENNEITGEALWGLSISFPTGISNETTGVNYPSLQVAINEASEGDVIVVEGGTHNAISISNDGITVIGKDGAVINYSSPAIVINASNVTITGFTFNYNPSYYAIRIDGGSDIAIHNCKFLTKWGINNLTSNTIDARNNYWDDQRGPTHSSNQLGEGAVITDNVNYSPWWIDDTFTNWTGFTTPLNGLTGVSIEPTFTWPEAANTNSYALFVSTTNDFSSPSTNPNVIYYVNQGNNITKVMSELEDTFPLVNGNKYYWKVAARIDGVWKHSKAWEFNTAPEVNVSIGHPAEGSVIYTNSTMFTWSIGQAIGSMKFKPQIVKKATQPDALDWSTTTLTEITTNTYRTFSLCGGSKYYWRVVVLNSSNQVISFSDVTSFTTSGGTTVVATPSWPIGEALAYTNTPTLYWYLDQYAPGVKYEVTYVASTTGDLDGNGRLIGGITLPLTSNLYLKLPTLLPGTQYYWQVRSEYNGTFGEYSDAESFITNGSGTLLVPTPSYPTDDLEIYTVSPTFYWYLEGSSFGLTFEIQFGPQGNENTLTSQSIYKKITGLTPGETYKWRVRSFNGISYSDWSDYGTFKIAGGVTSSTPVLNFPIGEETVYTNRPTFSWYLDGSSLGITGYVVKYSTSDLTGSWGTTNLGTPDATDGQFVINNIYTTLWKVTADLSYGEQYYWAVAAKDASNNLSTFSSTESFVLAGGPGSGNVELTMPIGGETIYTDSPTFRWYFTGSTLGIVSYQLAYSDNGGLSSWVYVTTDKTFFTVNNLSAGATYSWKVRAYYGGSVYSTWSTIETFTIDNGSTIAQPIVGGPHNVTLNQANVTLSWINPIQGNEDVTYEIEFSTSGHFQNSEVFESSQKYQQVNNLSENSEYFWRVRTKSADGEYSNYSTTGKFSTDNSVTSVEEDIVPVTYSLDQNYPNPFNPATTISYSLPKATYVTVKIYNTLGQEVKTLLSQDMKAGVHSINWIGDNNYGQKISSGTYIYQIVAGEFMQAKKMVLLK, encoded by the coding sequence ATGAAACTCAAACTACTACTACGTATGTTTTTACTACTCTTTTTCTTAAGTCTTGTTGGGCTTAATGCTCAAACAACTCCTGTAGTGCCGTTTGACGGATCGAATGAATCCTATAACTCTACAACAAACACGAACAAAGTTGTTAGCTATATGGAAATTATTCAGTCGATTAATGAGGTCTTCATTACTGGAGGTAATCGACTTGTCGAAATGCAAAATTCCGATGGTACTTGGGGTTGGCCTCTTGAAGGCAATAATCCGACTAATACGATTGGTCCAATTGGAATGGGTCTTGCACAAGCATATCAACAAACAGGTGAGCAAACATTCCTCGATGCACTGCAAAAAACTGGTGATTTATTGTTAACAAAAACAGTTTTCTCTCCAAGCGATGGATATCTAGCAGATGAATTGGATAGAATCTTTGGAGTAAGTACATATACAGATTACGTCAAAGCAAATTTTTATGATAAGCTTGTTAATGGCAGCTACGAAAGAGATGGTAACTTCTATAATACTGAAGACTATGTTAATTATATCAGAACATATAGAAGTGGTGGTCAAGCTAACATGGCAGCTTGGGATATTGGGCTCGGGTTAGTTGGTGCCGCAATGTGCGGTGCTAGCACTATCGAATGGATTGATGGTGTAAAAGCTGAAATTGACGAACTCGATGGGAATGCATATTATGATGTAATTGGTCTTGCTGGTGCATTGTACGGTCTCGCTTTTGTGGGGGAAGATTATGATCCAACCGCTGGTGAACATGCAGCAGCAAGTAGTATAAACGATTTGGCAGATATCTTAGTCAGCTATCAAATTAATTATGGTGGCTTTGCTTGGAATAGTGACTATGTAATTCCTGATGACGCTAATGAAGCTTTACAAGAAACAGCTTATGCGATTTTAGCACTTAATGAAATTGATAGAGCGAATTACCTAACTCAAATTGAAGGCGCTGCAAATTTCATAACCTCAGTTCAACTTTCTACTGGTGGATGGGAAAATTATTTGACATCCGGAGAAAATAATGAGATTACAGGCGAAGCACTTTGGGGATTAAGTATTTCATTCCCAACTGGAATTTCGAATGAAACTACTGGTGTAAACTATCCTTCATTACAAGTGGCAATTAATGAAGCTTCAGAAGGTGATGTAATTGTTGTAGAAGGTGGAACTCACAATGCGATCAGCATAAGTAACGATGGCATTACTGTAATTGGTAAAGACGGTGCAGTAATTAATTATAGTTCACCTGCAATAGTTATAAATGCAAGTAATGTTACTATTACTGGGTTTACATTCAATTATAACCCTAGCTATTATGCAATAAGAATTGACGGCGGTTCAGATATAGCGATTCATAATTGTAAATTTTTAACTAAGTGGGGAATAAATAATCTTACATCCAATACTATTGATGCAAGAAATAATTATTGGGATGACCAAAGAGGTCCAACACATTCATCAAATCAACTTGGCGAAGGTGCAGTTATTACAGATAATGTGAATTATTCTCCATGGTGGATTGATGACACTTTTACAAATTGGACAGGATTTACAACTCCCCTAAATGGATTAACTGGTGTTTCAATTGAACCAACTTTCACTTGGCCTGAAGCGGCTAACACAAACAGTTATGCATTGTTTGTATCAACTACCAATGATTTTTCAAGTCCTTCTACTAATCCAAACGTAATTTATTATGTAAACCAAGGTAATAATATTACTAAAGTAATGAGTGAACTTGAAGATACTTTCCCATTAGTCAACGGTAATAAATATTATTGGAAAGTTGCTGCAAGAATAGATGGAGTCTGGAAGCACTCAAAAGCATGGGAGTTTAATACTGCACCTGAAGTAAATGTATCTATTGGTCATCCTGCTGAAGGTAGTGTTATCTATACTAATTCTACAATGTTTACTTGGTCAATTGGACAGGCAATCGGTAGTATGAAATTCAAACCACAGATCGTAAAAAAAGCTACGCAACCAGATGCATTGGATTGGTCTACAACAACACTTACGGAAATAACAACTAACACATATCGCACATTTTCACTTTGCGGTGGCAGCAAGTATTATTGGAGAGTTGTGGTATTAAATAGCAGTAATCAAGTAATTTCCTTTTCAGATGTAACTTCATTTACAACTTCTGGTGGAACAACTGTAGTTGCGACACCTTCTTGGCCAATTGGGGAAGCATTGGCTTATACAAACACTCCTACACTTTATTGGTATTTAGATCAATATGCACCAGGTGTTAAATATGAAGTCACTTATGTCGCTTCAACTACCGGTGATCTTGATGGAAACGGAAGATTAATTGGTGGGATTACATTACCACTAACTAGTAACCTTTATTTAAAATTACCGACACTTTTACCTGGTACTCAATATTATTGGCAAGTCCGTTCAGAATATAATGGCACTTTTGGGGAATATTCTGATGCTGAAAGCTTCATTACAAATGGCAGCGGTACGTTGCTGGTTCCAACTCCTTCTTATCCAACAGATGATTTAGAAATCTATACGGTTTCACCGACATTTTATTGGTATCTGGAAGGAAGTTCTTTTGGTCTTACTTTCGAAATCCAATTCGGCCCTCAAGGTAATGAAAACACTTTAACCAGCCAATCAATTTATAAGAAAATAACCGGGCTTACGCCAGGCGAAACATACAAGTGGAGAGTCCGTTCATTTAATGGTATTTCTTATAGTGATTGGTCAGATTATGGTACATTTAAGATAGCCGGAGGTGTCACAAGTTCAACACCAGTCCTTAATTTCCCAATTGGTGAAGAAACTGTTTATACTAATAGACCGACTTTTTCTTGGTATTTAGATGGTTCATCATTAGGAATAACCGGTTACGTAGTTAAATATTCAACAAGTGATTTAACGGGTTCGTGGGGAACTACAAATCTTGGTACACCGGATGCAACTGATGGTCAGTTTGTAATCAACAATATTTATACGACTTTGTGGAAAGTTACTGCTGACTTAAGTTATGGGGAACAATATTACTGGGCTGTAGCTGCAAAAGATGCAAGCAATAATTTATCTACTTTCTCATCTACCGAATCATTTGTATTAGCAGGTGGACCAGGTTCGGGTAATGTTGAATTAACCATGCCTATCGGTGGTGAAACAATTTATACTGACTCACCAACCTTTAGATGGTATTTTACGGGTTCAACTCTTGGAATCGTAAGTTATCAGCTGGCTTATTCTGATAATGGCGGCTTATCATCATGGGTTTATGTAACAACAGATAAGACATTCTTTACAGTAAATAATCTTTCAGCCGGTGCAACTTACAGCTGGAAAGTTAGAGCATATTATGGTGGATCGGTTTATAGTACTTGGTCAACCATAGAAACATTTACGATCGATAATGGCTCAACAATTGCACAGCCAATAGTTGGTGGCCCTCATAACGTGACTTTAAATCAAGCTAATGTCACACTATCTTGGATCAATCCTATTCAAGGAAATGAAGATGTTACGTATGAAATTGAGTTCTCAACCTCAGGCCATTTTCAAAATAGCGAAGTATTTGAGTCATCACAAAAATATCAGCAAGTAAATAATCTTTCAGAAAATTCTGAATACTTCTGGAGAGTTAGAACAAAATCTGCGGATGGAGAATATTCTAATTATTCAACCACGGGAAAATTCAGTACCGATAATAGCGTTACCTCAGTCGAAGAAGATATTGTTCCGGTTACATATTCACTTGATCAAAATTATCCGAATCCGTTTAACCCGGCTACGACAATTTCATACTCTTTACCTAAAGCTACTTATGTAACAGTAAAAATATATAACACACTCGGTCAAGAAGTGAAAACTCTATTAAGCCAAGATATGAAAGCCGGTGTGCATTCGATTAATTGGATAGGAGATAATAACTACGGACAAAAAATATCTAGCGGTACATACATTTATCAAATTGTTGCCGGTGAATTTATGCAAGCAAAGAAAATGGTCCTATTAAAGTAA